The following coding sequences lie in one Streptomyces sp. NBC_00510 genomic window:
- a CDS encoding ABC transporter ATP-binding protein/permease: MGTKVPSGRDVLLRTVKGRRKDVAVGAVLGAGHQFGEALVPVLIGIVIDQAVSDGDGRALFGWLAVLAVVYVGLSFSFRFGARAGERAAEQAAHELRITLVRRVLDPRGGAERGHLPGELANIATEDAKRVGAVNMAVMTGISALTGLLVSAVALLRISVLLGLVVLLGTPVLLWLGHLLSKPLERRSEAEQERAAYASGIAADLVAGLRVLKGIGAQSAAVERYRRTSRASLGATVRAARAEAWQSGVVLTLTGVFIAVVALIGGRLATAGDITLGQLVSAVGLALFLLGPLEVFAWVNTEFAQGRASAGRIAAVLAAEPDVQPGERALPEPVRGGLRLRGVTLGALRGADLDVRPGELLGVASTDPAAAQALLACLGRTTDPEAGVVELDGVPLPELDPARLRTVVLVAAHDADLFEGTLADNLGGTGDDDLALAAACADEVARALPQGTATEVAEGGRSLSGGQRQRVALARALVADRPVLVVHDPTTAVDAVTEARIAGGLREHRRGRTTLLVTNSPALLSVADRVVLLDGGRVAADGAHGDLVHGDATYRTAVLA, translated from the coding sequence GTGGGAACGAAGGTGCCGTCGGGGCGGGATGTCCTGCTGCGGACGGTCAAGGGCCGGCGGAAGGACGTCGCCGTGGGCGCCGTGCTCGGCGCCGGCCATCAGTTCGGGGAGGCGCTCGTCCCCGTCCTCATCGGCATCGTCATCGACCAGGCCGTGTCCGACGGTGACGGACGCGCCCTCTTCGGCTGGCTCGCGGTGCTGGCCGTCGTGTACGTCGGACTCTCCTTCAGCTTCCGCTTCGGCGCCCGCGCCGGCGAACGCGCCGCCGAACAGGCCGCGCACGAACTGCGGATCACCCTCGTACGCCGGGTCCTCGACCCCCGCGGCGGCGCCGAGCGCGGCCATCTGCCCGGTGAGCTGGCGAACATCGCCACCGAGGACGCCAAGCGGGTCGGCGCCGTCAACATGGCCGTGATGACCGGGATCTCGGCCCTCACCGGACTCCTGGTCAGCGCCGTGGCGCTGCTGCGGATCTCCGTCCTGCTGGGCCTGGTCGTCCTCCTCGGCACACCGGTGCTGCTCTGGCTCGGGCACCTGCTCAGCAAGCCCCTGGAGCGGCGCAGCGAGGCCGAGCAGGAGCGCGCCGCGTACGCCTCCGGGATCGCCGCCGACCTGGTGGCGGGACTGCGGGTGCTCAAGGGAATCGGGGCGCAGAGCGCCGCCGTCGAACGGTACCGGCGCACCAGCCGTGCCTCGCTGGGCGCCACGGTGCGGGCGGCGCGCGCGGAGGCCTGGCAGAGCGGGGTGGTGCTCACCCTGACCGGGGTCTTCATCGCGGTGGTCGCGCTGATCGGCGGACGGCTCGCCACGGCGGGCGACATCACGCTGGGTCAGCTCGTCTCTGCGGTCGGCCTGGCGCTGTTCCTCCTGGGACCGCTGGAGGTGTTCGCCTGGGTCAACACCGAGTTCGCCCAGGGGCGGGCCTCCGCGGGACGCATCGCGGCCGTGCTCGCCGCGGAACCCGACGTGCAGCCCGGCGAACGCGCCCTGCCGGAACCGGTACGCGGGGGGCTGCGGCTGCGCGGCGTCACCCTCGGCGCCCTGCGCGGGGCCGACCTCGACGTCCGGCCCGGAGAACTGCTCGGCGTCGCCAGCACCGACCCGGCCGCCGCGCAGGCACTGCTCGCCTGCCTCGGCCGCACCACGGACCCGGAGGCCGGCGTCGTCGAGCTGGACGGCGTACCCCTGCCGGAGCTCGACCCCGCGCGGCTGCGCACCGTGGTCCTCGTCGCGGCGCACGACGCCGACCTGTTCGAGGGCACCCTCGCCGACAACCTGGGCGGCACCGGGGACGACGACCTCGCGCTGGCCGCCGCCTGCGCGGACGAGGTGGCCCGGGCCCTGCCGCAGGGCACCGCCACCGAGGTCGCCGAGGGCGGCCGCTCGCTCTCCGGCGGCCAGCGCCAGCGCGTCGCGCTCGCCCGTGCCCTCGTCGCCGACCGCCCGGTGCTCGTCGTGCACGACCCCACCACGGCGGTCGACGCGGTCACCGAGGCCCGCATCGCCGGCGGCCTGCGCGAGCACCGCCGCGGCCGCACCACGCTGCTGGTCACCAACAGCCCGGCCCTGCTGTCCGTCGCCGACCGCGTCGTCCTCCTCGACGGCGGCCGGGTGGCGGCCGACGGCGCGCACGGCGACCTCGTGCACGGCGACGCGACCTACCGGACGGCGGTACTGGCATGA
- a CDS encoding iron-siderophore ABC transporter substrate-binding protein, with protein sequence MPRANRATRFAGLLASVLMLVGAAAACGSSDSPSDASKPGSGSTKASASNVFPVTIAHKYGSTTIKSEPKRVVTVGLTDQDAVLALGTVPVGTTEWIGGYKGAVGPWAQDKLGSAAAPTVLKDTGTGPQVEKIAALRPDLILALYSGLTKAQYDTLSKFAPVVAQPKEFNDYGIPWQQQTETIGKALGKPEEATKLVEGVEAKFAEAKSAHPEFAGATTVMATPYEGTFVYGSQDARSRLLSDLGLKLPADLDKVIGDQFGANISKERTDLLDQSVAVWIVPDTTTAVAKLHKDKLYADLKVVKEGREVFVKESGDYGNAVSLSTVLSIPYVLDRLVPQLAAAVDGDPATKVEQPAS encoded by the coding sequence ATGCCCCGCGCCAACAGAGCCACCCGGTTCGCCGGACTGCTCGCCTCCGTACTGATGCTCGTCGGTGCGGCAGCCGCCTGCGGCTCCTCCGACTCGCCCTCCGACGCGTCGAAGCCGGGCTCCGGCTCCACCAAGGCGTCGGCGAGCAACGTCTTCCCCGTCACGATCGCCCACAAGTACGGCAGCACCACGATCAAGTCCGAGCCCAAGCGCGTGGTCACCGTGGGCCTCACCGACCAGGACGCCGTCCTCGCGCTCGGCACCGTCCCGGTCGGCACCACCGAGTGGATCGGCGGCTACAAGGGTGCCGTCGGCCCCTGGGCGCAGGACAAGCTGGGCTCCGCCGCGGCGCCCACGGTCCTGAAGGACACCGGCACCGGGCCGCAGGTCGAGAAGATCGCCGCCCTCAGGCCCGATCTGATCCTCGCCCTGTACTCGGGCCTGACCAAGGCGCAGTACGACACGCTGTCGAAGTTCGCGCCGGTCGTGGCCCAGCCCAAGGAGTTCAACGACTATGGCATCCCGTGGCAGCAGCAGACCGAGACCATCGGCAAGGCGCTCGGCAAGCCCGAGGAGGCCACGAAGCTCGTCGAGGGCGTCGAGGCGAAGTTCGCCGAGGCCAAGTCGGCGCACCCCGAGTTCGCCGGCGCCACCACGGTGATGGCCACCCCGTACGAGGGCACCTTCGTCTACGGCAGCCAGGACGCCCGCTCGCGGCTGCTGTCCGACCTCGGGCTGAAGCTCCCGGCCGACCTGGACAAGGTGATCGGCGACCAGTTCGGCGCCAACATCAGCAAGGAGCGCACCGACCTGCTCGACCAGAGCGTCGCGGTGTGGATCGTGCCCGACACCACCACGGCCGTCGCGAAGCTGCACAAGGACAAGCTGTACGCCGACCTGAAGGTCGTGAAGGAGGGCCGCGAGGTCTTCGTCAAGGAGTCCGGCGACTACGGCAACGCGGTGTCCCTGTCGACCGTGCTGAGCATCCCCTACGTCCTCGACCGCCTCGTCCCGCAGCTCGCCGCCGCGGTGGACGGCGACCCGGCCACGAAGGTGGAGCAGCCCGCGTCCTGA
- a CDS encoding tetratricopeptide repeat protein has product MRLFGPRGRHEADRPTSSPVDEVIALYTAGRYAEAETEARAVAAAWTGRRGTPYAPLALSFAALAAGAQGRHAEAVTAYDDLLPVFGRTFGAEHMLTLKLRSDRAQALSALGRHAECEAECRAVAGVAARGTGPDMLNTAAAARNGLVFALTAQGRHAEAEALVRDALAAHPEHDRFALVLRLGLARSLNAQARHEEALAEAERADDLRRGMSAEQHRAETGAVELALATALQGLGREREAHSGAVTAHDACLAMFGPDHRRTVEARDLLERIAGDVPDTDAR; this is encoded by the coding sequence ATGAGACTCTTCGGGCCGCGCGGCCGACACGAGGCGGATCGGCCCACGAGTTCCCCCGTGGATGAGGTCATCGCGCTCTACACGGCGGGGCGTTACGCCGAGGCGGAGACCGAGGCCCGTGCCGTGGCGGCTGCCTGGACCGGGCGGCGCGGCACCCCGTACGCACCGCTGGCCCTGAGCTTCGCCGCCCTGGCGGCGGGGGCCCAGGGCCGTCACGCCGAGGCCGTCACCGCGTACGACGACCTGCTGCCCGTCTTCGGAAGGACCTTCGGCGCCGAGCACATGCTGACCCTGAAGCTGCGTTCGGATCGCGCGCAGGCACTCAGCGCGCTCGGTCGGCACGCCGAATGCGAGGCGGAATGCCGGGCCGTCGCAGGGGTCGCGGCCCGCGGCACCGGCCCGGACATGCTGAACACAGCGGCGGCCGCACGCAACGGACTGGTCTTCGCGCTCACCGCGCAGGGCCGTCACGCGGAAGCGGAGGCCCTCGTCCGCGACGCCCTCGCGGCCCATCCGGAGCATGACCGGTTCGCTCTGGTCCTGCGACTCGGCCTGGCCCGCAGCCTCAACGCCCAGGCCCGTCACGAAGAGGCCCTCGCCGAGGCGGAACGCGCCGACGACCTGCGCCGCGGCATGTCCGCGGAGCAGCACCGCGCGGAGACCGGTGCGGTCGAACTGGCCTTGGCCACCGCCCTCCAAGGGCTCGGCCGTGAACGCGAGGCCCACAGCGGGGCCGTGACCGCGCATGATGCGTGCCTGGCGATGTTCGGCCCGGACCACCGCCGGACCGTCGAGGCTCGGGACCTGCTCGAACGTATCGCCGGGGACGTGCCGGACACCGACGCCCGGTAG
- a CDS encoding ABC transporter ATP-binding protein/permease: protein MTTASGSAARELLPTATPARTRAAVRELLRPHRALAVGGAVVMVAATTVGLLTQPLLGHIVDLVTERRPAGALTLPVVLLVLVAVAQGVATAFGMSLVSRLGETVLAELRERFVERALSLPLERLERAGSGDLNSRVTRDVSRVADAVRTALPELVRSGLSIVLTLAALAVLDWRFLLAALLAVPVQAHTARWYVRNATPLYAKERIATGAQQQQLLDTIGGAATVRAYRAEAGHTERVTERSRAAVDLTLRGVQLVLRFYSRLHVAEYTGLAAVLVTGFLLVRGGSASIGTATAAALYFHSLFGPVNTALVLLDDAQSATAALARLVGVVDEPAPLVVDDAQRQNVPGVPAVTVVGVGHAYVPGRPVLSDVDLVLRPKERVALVGASGAGKTTLAKIVVGIHRPSSGRVDVGGGEPAETGRTVALVTQEVHVFSGPLADDLRLARPDATDEELREALERVGALGWAQALPEGLDTVVGEGGHRLTADRSQQLALARLVLADPPVAVLDEATAEAGSAGAGRLEEAAERALEGRTALVVAHRLSQAAAADRVVVMEEGRIAESGTHDELRAAGGPYAALWQAWAEHRSTPRP, encoded by the coding sequence ATGACGACGGCATCGGGATCCGCGGCCCGGGAGCTGCTGCCCACGGCGACGCCCGCGCGGACGCGTGCCGCGGTACGGGAACTTCTGCGTCCGCACCGGGCGCTGGCGGTGGGCGGGGCCGTGGTGATGGTGGCGGCCACGACGGTGGGGCTGCTGACGCAGCCCCTGCTGGGGCACATCGTCGACCTGGTGACCGAGCGGCGCCCGGCGGGGGCGCTGACGCTGCCCGTGGTGCTGCTGGTGCTGGTCGCCGTGGCGCAGGGCGTGGCCACCGCCTTCGGCATGTCGCTGGTGTCACGGCTCGGCGAGACCGTACTGGCCGAGCTGCGCGAGCGCTTCGTCGAACGGGCGCTGTCGCTGCCGCTGGAGCGCCTGGAGCGGGCCGGTTCCGGCGACCTCAACTCCCGGGTGACGCGGGACGTGTCACGCGTGGCGGACGCGGTGCGCACCGCCCTGCCGGAACTGGTGCGCTCGGGGCTGTCGATCGTGCTGACGCTGGCCGCCCTCGCGGTCCTGGACTGGCGGTTCCTGCTGGCGGCGCTGCTCGCGGTGCCCGTGCAGGCGCACACCGCGCGCTGGTACGTCCGCAACGCCACCCCGTTGTACGCCAAGGAGCGCATCGCCACCGGCGCCCAGCAGCAGCAGTTGCTCGACACCATCGGCGGCGCGGCGACCGTACGGGCCTACCGGGCCGAGGCCGGGCACACCGAACGGGTCACCGAACGCTCCCGCGCGGCCGTCGACCTGACGCTGCGCGGGGTGCAGCTGGTGCTGCGCTTCTACAGCCGGCTGCACGTGGCCGAGTACACCGGGCTGGCCGCCGTGCTGGTCACCGGTTTCCTGCTGGTGCGCGGCGGTTCCGCGTCGATCGGCACGGCGACGGCGGCGGCCCTGTACTTCCACAGCCTGTTCGGCCCGGTGAACACCGCGCTGGTGCTGCTGGACGACGCCCAGTCCGCGACCGCCGCCCTGGCCCGGCTGGTCGGCGTCGTCGACGAGCCGGCGCCCCTCGTCGTGGATGACGCCCAGCGGCAGAACGTCCCCGGTGTTCCCGCCGTGACCGTGGTGGGCGTCGGCCACGCCTACGTGCCGGGACGGCCGGTGCTCAGCGACGTGGACCTGGTGCTGCGGCCCAAGGAGAGGGTCGCCCTCGTCGGTGCCAGCGGCGCCGGCAAGACCACGCTCGCCAAGATCGTCGTCGGCATCCACCGGCCGTCGTCCGGCCGGGTCGACGTCGGCGGCGGCGAACCCGCGGAGACCGGGCGCACGGTCGCGCTGGTCACGCAGGAGGTGCACGTCTTCTCCGGCCCGCTCGCCGACGACCTGCGCCTGGCCCGCCCGGACGCCACCGACGAGGAGCTGCGCGAGGCCCTGGAGCGGGTGGGCGCGCTCGGCTGGGCGCAGGCGCTGCCCGAGGGCCTCGACACCGTCGTCGGCGAGGGCGGCCACCGGCTGACCGCCGACCGCTCGCAGCAACTCGCCCTCGCCCGGCTGGTGCTGGCCGATCCGCCGGTCGCCGTCCTCGACGAGGCCACCGCGGAGGCCGGCAGCGCCGGCGCCGGGCGGCTGGAGGAGGCCGCCGAGCGCGCGCTGGAGGGCCGTACGGCCCTGGTCGTCGCGCACCGGCTCAGCCAGGCCGCCGCCGCCGACCGGGTGGTGGTGATGGAGGAGGGCCGCATCGCCGAGAGCGGCACCCATGACGAACTGCGCGCCGCCGGGGGCCCGTACGCCGCCCTGTGGCAGGCCTGGGCGGAGCACCGCAGCACCCCCCGGCCGTAA
- a CDS encoding MbtH family protein has protein sequence MSSNPFENPDGVYSVLVNAEGQHSLWPDFVAVPAGWTVAHGPAARQECLEYIETNWTDLRPKSLVEGR, from the coding sequence ATGAGCAGCAACCCCTTCGAGAACCCCGACGGCGTCTACTCCGTCCTGGTCAACGCCGAGGGCCAGCACAGCCTGTGGCCGGACTTCGTCGCCGTCCCGGCCGGCTGGACCGTCGCCCACGGCCCGGCCGCCCGCCAGGAATGCCTGGAGTACATCGAGACCAACTGGACCGACCTGCGCCCCAAGAGCCTCGTCGAGGGCCGGTAA